The Candidatus Roseilinea sp. sequence GCTGGCCGCGCGGCTCGTCTTAAATTTGCGCATTCCGCGCCTGCTGGCCGCGCTTTTGCTGGGGATGACGCTTTCGGCAGCCGGCATGGTCTTCCAGTTGCTATTCAGCAACCCGCTGGTCGAGCCGGGCTTTCTGGCCGTCTCACCAGGGGCGGCATTTGGCGCAGCGTTCGCCATCGTCCTCCTCGGCGGCGGCGCTCTCATGACGCAAGCCAGCGCCGCCGCGTTCGCGCTGGCCGGTCTGGGATTCTCGTATTTGATGGCGCGTCGCTTGCGCTTCGGCGGATGGGTGCTGCGGCTTGTGCTGGCTGGCATCGCCGTCTCAGCGCTGTTTTCGGCCGGCGTCGGTCTGCTCAAATACATCGCCGATCCTCTCACGCAGTTGCCGGAAATCACCTTCTGGTTGCTAGGCAGCCTGGCCAGCATCACTTGGCCCAAGCTGCTCAGCGTGCTGCCGGCAGTCATGCTCGGCCTATGCATCGTCCTGCTCTTCCGCTGGCGCCTGAACGTGCTCTCGCTCAACGAGGAGACGGCGTTCTCCCTGGGCGCAGCGCCCAATCGCGAAAGGCTGGTGTTGATCGTGGCCGCAGTGGTGCCGACGGCAGCGCTGATCTCGATCAGCGGCATGGTGAGTTGGATCGGCTTGATTGTGCCGCACATCACCCGTCGCCTGTTCGATGCCGACACGCGCTTCGGCCTGCCGGCGACGATGCTGATCGGCGGCATCTTCACCGTGCTCTGCGATAACACCGCCCGTGTGTCGCTGGCCGGCGAAATCCCGCTCGGCATCCTCACGTCGCTGCTCGGGGCGCTGATCTTCCTAGGGCTGATGACAGCGCAGCAGTTCCGCTCACAACCATGACGCGAGACCCACAAGCACTGTTAGCGTTCCGGGACGTGACCTTCGGCTACTCCCCCAACCGTCCGCCGGTGTTGGAGCGTGTGAACTTCAGCCTGCGCGCGGGGCGCGTGTTGGCGATCGTCGGACCGAACGGCGCCGGCAAAACCACGTTGCTGGCTTTAGCGCTGGGCTGGCTGCGCCCCTGGCAGGGCGATGTGCTGCTGGCCGGCCGCGCCCTGCGCGACTATAAGCGCGCTGAGCGCGGGCGCTGGCTTGCGCTCGTGCCGCAAAGCGAGCATACCCCCTTCGACTACACCGCGCTCGAATATGTGCTGATGGGCCGTGCGCCGCACCTGCCGCCGTTGGGCATCCCCGGCCCGGCGGATTATGAGATCGCGATGGACGCGCTGGCGCGCGCCGGCATCGCCGCGCTCGCCCATCGGCCCGTTCCACAGCTCAGCGGCGGCGAACGCCAGCTCATGCTGCTGGCGCGCGCCATCGCCCAACAACCGCGCCTGATGCTGTTGGATGAGCCAACCGCGCACCTCGACCTGCACAACAAGGCGCGCCTGATCCAGATCATGCAACACCTGCGCGCGCAGGGCACGACACTGGTGATGACCAATCACGAGCCGGACGTGGTGCTGGCCGTCGCCGACGACGTGCTGCTCATGGAGGCCGGCCGACCACCAGTCTTCGGCCGTCTCGATGAGGTATTCACCGAGGACACGCTCAGCCGCGTCTATCGTCTGCCGATCCGCTTGGTGGAAGTGAACGGGCGCAAACAAGTAGTCTGGACATGACCGACAACTTGGGACACGCATTGCCGCTTTATGCGCTTACCGGCCCGCGCGGCGCCGGCAAGACGACCTTCTGCCGCAGACTGATTGACCTGGCGCGCGCGGCCGGGCGGGACGTCGCCGGGGTGATCTCTCCTGCGGTCGTCGAGCGGGACACGCGCATTGGGTTTGATGCAGAAGCCATCCGCACCGCGGAGCGGCGCATCTTCGGGCGCGCTGCCCCTGCCGCCGGACTGGAGGTCGCGCTGGGCCGCTGGTTCTTCAGCCCGGCGACGCTGGCCTGGGGCAACCACGTCTTGTCCACAAGCTGTCCCTGCGATGCGCTCATCGTGGATGAGATTGGCCCGCTGGAGCTGTTGCGCGGCGAAGGTTGGACTGCCGCGCTGGATATCCTGCGCGCCGGCGACTATCGCATCGCACTAGTCGTCGTTCGCCCGGAGTTGCTCGACGCCGCGCATGCGACGCTGCCCATCGCCCGGTGCTTCGACGTACAAAACGATCGCGACAACCATCAGCTCATCGCGCTATTCACCCGGTAACCATCGCCGCACATCGTGCGCCGCGCGGGCGTCGCTCTTGAAGACTTGAGGAGCGAACCGGGCATCCCCTTGATCATGTCGGCAGCGTGCGTCTGCTGGCGCTGCCGAGCCTCGCGCGGTATGCGTCACGGTAAAAGGCTGCCTTAGAATCGGACCATGCCTGTGGCAAAGGAAGCGAAACCCCGAACCCAAGCTGCATCGAACAACGCTGCGGTCCTGCGCGCCGAACTTCAGCGCAAAAAGAAAGAGCTCATCGCCATCCGCGAAATCTTGCTCTCGATCAACGCTTCGTCCGATCTACGCTCCATCCTGAACGGCATCGCGCAGACGACGACGCGCGTGATGGGCGTGGACTCGACTTCGATATATTTGCTAGATCGGTCGTCGCAGCGGCTGATCTTAAAAGCGACGACCGGCCTGTTCCCGGAGGCCGTAGACCATGGCTATCTCCGCATGGGCGAAGGGTTGACCGGCTGGGCCGCACAGCACCGCCAGTTGGTCGCCGTGCGCGATGCACAGCGCGATCCGCGCTTTCACGAAGTGCCCAACACGCGCGAGCGGTCGTTCAAATCGCTGATGGCCGTGCCGTTGATCAGCCAGGATCGCGTCGTCGGCGCGATGAACGTGCAGACGCGCCGACGGCACACTTGGACGGCCGGCGAGATCGAGTTCGTTTCGCTCATCGGCGAAGCCGTCGCCGGCATCCTGGAGCGCGCCATTTTGCAAGAGGAGAGCGAACGCAAAGTGCGCGAGATGCAAGCCGT is a genomic window containing:
- a CDS encoding iron ABC transporter ATP-binding protein, with amino-acid sequence MTRDPQALLAFRDVTFGYSPNRPPVLERVNFSLRAGRVLAIVGPNGAGKTTLLALALGWLRPWQGDVLLAGRALRDYKRAERGRWLALVPQSEHTPFDYTALEYVLMGRAPHLPPLGIPGPADYEIAMDALARAGIAALAHRPVPQLSGGERQLMLLARAIAQQPRLMLLDEPTAHLDLHNKARLIQIMQHLRAQGTTLVMTNHEPDVVLAVADDVLLMEAGRPPVFGRLDEVFTEDTLSRVYRLPIRLVEVNGRKQVVWT